The DNA region acCCTGGATCAAGGTGTTGAACCATAAGACCAACTGATCAACTGGTTGCCCAAGACCTACACGGTCCGTTTGGTGACAAAAGCTAGTTTTTGAATTGGAAATACCCCTTCTGAGCCACTGTATTTTGGCTTTAAACACaggtttcacacttttttttagttCACCCTACATGCTAACACAACTGTAATCCTATTTTgtgtgttatactgtatgtgcagtgaCGTGTAGAGTTTAAGAGTTTGTACATTGCCTGTCAATCAACTGCACATGGCTCATGGTGAAGGTGATTGCCTCAGTACTTACTTAACGCGGATCTCAGTGGCAGACAGTAGGCCAGCCCCCTCCACAGTGAACACACCATCCTTCAGTGGGACTGGTAGAGGGTTGGTGAAGGAGATGTAGGCTCTCGCTTGCTCCTTTACAACAGCCTTCCCAGTCATCtagagaaagacaggaaataGTTCTCTATGCTGGGAGTATACAAGGGTACAAATCACAGTGTCTGATCTCAAACCATAAAACCCCAGAGATGAACTGCACGTGCAAAAAGTTCAtagtttctctgtctttctttagACAACCCAAATAAGATCACATCTGTCCAACCATGACCTCTGGGCGCGCTCAGTGTCGCTCAATGTATACCCACCTGGATGAGTACTTCAGGCATGCTCAGTGGGATGTTGGCCATGGTCATGATGGGTTCATTCTCCCCTGGTGCCTCCAAGAAGGCTTTCACCCTGATCAGATGGTGCTCAGAGACACATCTGACATAGTCATCATAGTGCAGACGCAACACTTCCCTGTGGGctgaacacacatgcacacgcacattAAAGAGGATCATAAAACACATGTGCTTCTGCAAACAGTAAGAACAGGTAAATGTGTGCAGGtaagaaacagcagctgtgttgtTTTACAGCACCAGAGGTGTTTACGCGGATTCATTTGAGCTACGAACCTTTGTGAGCTGGCACAGTGACACTGGTTGTTTGTCTCTGGCACTCCCCCCGGTGGAGAGAGTTGTAAGTTACAGCCATGGCCAGCATGGTCAGCTGAGCATGAGCATCTTTTTCTCCGTCGTTTTTCACCTGCAGACAGAATCGAATTAGGATGGGATGGAAATGAAATACAAGATGTCTGAGATACACCCTGACAACAGCAGCCTCAagttcatcattttatcatttcatccattcattcagctACAGTCTGAGCACTCCTTACCTCAACAATCACATCAAAGTCTGTCCCAAATACAGGCTTAGCATGCTTGATTGTCAGCTGTAGTTGTCCTGGTTTTGCAGTCACATTGGACGGCTCGGTGACTGGCCGTCCCGCCTTCTCAtacacttctctctctttctcggaGCCTGAGGAAAGGACATTGGTCCATGACAACTAATCCTAACCACCACTTTTAACAGATGAATAAAGGTTCACAAGTTCAGAAGAATGTTGAAGTATCTGTTAGTTATATGTATTATCAATAAAGTTTcatggtaaaaataaacaatcacAAGAATCTTACAATGAGAAAGGAAACATAGGCAAAAGATTAAACAGTAGGAGGCTACATAGCTTTGTGAATGTTACATGCTGAACTAAAGGAATGTGATTATAATCAGTAAGGGTTTATAAATATGGCTGCTCTGACTTGTATTTTCCAACTAACCTTCAGGATATTTGTAGTGTAGAGTGACATCTTCTCTGTGGTCACCGTAAACACTTTTGGTGCTGATGTTCTGCCCCACGGTATTCTGGTCCACTCTGATCTGTAACAATAATGACAATCGTTGTCTTCACTGTGGTCATTAAGTCTTTTTAAAAGTTCTAGACTCTTTTTTACTTGAGCAAATATGTAAATCAGTCAAAACATAAATCGGTCACCTTCTGTCGTTGGCCATCTTTCTGGACAATCCAGTAGATGATGTCAGCGTTCACCTCAGCGAATACAAACGGAGCATCATACTTTACTGCCAGATTTCCCTCCTTGATGGCTTTCACTGGACACGGACCACAACAATACTCACCTGAGGAGAGGAAATTCATTTTGTCAGGGATTTTCTGCATCATTAGATAATTGGCATAATGACGGAAAAAAACAGTGGAAATTCAGTCTGATCATCAGGTTAAGAAGTCGCACAAACTAGCTTTGAATCCAACATTTCATTATAATATGAGACCACAGAAAGCTGACAGTGACAGTCCTGAGAACAGTTTAGAGGGGGCAAATATTTTAATTGCAAAGGTGGAGAAGGTGAGAAATGTCTTGCATAAcatggatagatagataaatggAGGAAAGAGCGGTGAACAACAgagataatgttaaaaactataaatatacCATCACTCCGCTCTTGAGGGGTGGGATCCAAAACCTGCCAGCCATCATTTCCTTCAGGCAGATCATCTCTCCTGAACCAGGACTCGACCCAACAGTGGAAGTTCCTAAAATCATgaagagaggagacgagagaagagataacacattttatcattttatttgtataatgtaactactaaattgttttcttcgaaatctgtgtgtgtgtgtgtgtgtgtgtgtgtgttttgtcctaCCAGCTACTGTCGCTGCGTCCTCCGCTGTTAAACCTCTCCAGTTTTTCATCCAGCAGGAAGTCAATTATGAGGTTTCCATCAACGTCATGGGCAGAGCTGAAGTTGGTGATGAGGCGTGTTGGGATTCCCAGACAGCGCAGCACTGTAAAGATAACGCACATCAGACTGTGACAATTCCCTCCTtctccattttttaaatttagctcCTCAGTTTGGCTTTAGTCTCACACAGTGTCTgtcttttttgcatttgtgttacTTTTTGTTTATGAAAGATgtttaaagcaatagtttgacattctATGAAATAAACTTGTTTGCTGATGCATGTTTCAAGATCCCCTGATGAGGTTTTTTTGTCAAGAATCATACAGCAGTAAAATCTGTGAAAGCCTCACCTGTACAGGCGACAGCAGCAAACACCCAGCACTGGCCATATCTGACAGCCTCGGTCCCGGCTTCGCTCCACTTTTGGAGGATTTGTACGCTGCCAGTCCATCTATAAGGTGCAACTCCATCAGAGTATGGCTCCACCCAGCGACCCCTCAACACACCCCTGTCATCGTTGTCGTTCACCTGGAGAGGTGGAGACAACATCTGTGAATCACTGCATGAACCAAAGTTTAAATATGAGAACTTTAAATAAATCCCTCTAACAACACAACATGTTTTATGGAGATTACTTAACAATAAGACAGTCAGGTATGCAccatgatatgatatgatatctCCACTATTTCTGGATTTCTTTTGAGGATTTTCTGTATCATTAGATAGTTTAGACAGAGAACTAGCTTGGTTCCTCttgtcaatgtgtttttttccttctactGTTGTTAAACTGTCAGTAGAAGAGATCCTCACCATCGCAGTGATAATCCTGGTGACATAGACAGGGTCGAATCTGTGCTCCATGTCCATCTCTGGGTTTTTCAGGGCATCCTTGGAGTTGTCCAGGACTTCAAAACAGATGTCCATCACATGGTCCtcaaactgagagagagagtagcagggagaaaacagaaaaaagagagaggaacaaAGAAAAGACTGTTTATGGAGCAGGATAGGCTTCTCAACCTTTTTTAGATACACATTTCAAGCTACATTTCTTTCCCATTGGTCGgtctgtgtgtataaatgtgtgtcttATAACAAATCCTGTTTGTCTATCTGTTTGCCTGTCTGGCAGACACTGCCTGCCtgttcatcttcctctctgcccTCTCGAGAAGCTGTGAAGGGACAAGCCCATGTTTGTGTGGTTTGGTTACATTCTGACACCTCCCGTCCACAAGTTTTCTCTGTCCAACAAACTGATTACCCGACCCAGCTGAAGCCCTCGATTGTCCACTGTCACACTACTATGACAGTTCACACAGGTCACCTACTGACCTGACAGACACAGGCTCAACCcgtcacacaacacacacacacacaaacacagatatgtgTATGTCACTTACCTGTCCATAATTCCAGGGAATGCTTTTGATGTCATCCCAGGACCCCATGAAAATGAGTCCACTTTCATTCATAACATACTCCTGGAGCAGACTCTCATCAGGGAGGTACACCACATCATCTGgtacacacacaatgacacacaaacacgcaaacacacacacacacacacacacaagtaaaacacacagaacagtaTGCCAAATACGAACAAGCACAGATCAAAACTATTGCAGATGTTTTGTGTCCTATATGTTTACTATTAAATCTACAGATCAGCTGTCACATTTGCAGGAAATAGAAGCGGCCAACAGGCAGGAGCAACAACATCAATTATGAATCAGCTAATATAAATTCTTTGAAGGTTTGAGGGTGTCaattacaaaaacatgacaCTGTCACTCTGTGAGAAATTCCATCATTTGGCGTTTTGATGACGCTGGTGGAAAATGCTGTCTCAGAGTGACAACACTTCAATCTCCAATAAATGCTCAGTTGAGTTGATATGTGGTGACAGTGAACTGTCACATGATTCATATCTTTGTCATGGGATCACCAAAAGGTTGAGGTGACAAGGGTAGAAACCTCTGCAGCTCTCGCTCTTAATGGAGTTTAGTCAATAAATCAGGGAGAAAACATATCTGGTTTGTTCTGAGACTGAGTACAAATTAGAAATGTCAGGAGCTGCATGATAAAGTTTAAAAGCTGCAGTGAATGAATGCATTTAGTCTGAGCTCTTATAGAAAGCAAGAAGTAGCAGAGAGAGTATGTGCTGTTTTATCTTTTACCTTTGCACCAGGGATTAAAGAGCAGGTGGAACTTAATTTTGTCGTTTTTCTCCAAAATGCGTCCGTcaggtgacatcatcaacacaGACAGTTGGTACTGGCCGATGATAGC from Thunnus albacares chromosome 7, fThuAlb1.1, whole genome shotgun sequence includes:
- the tgm2l gene encoding protein-glutamine gamma-glutamyltransferase 2: MANDKSLIIAVDLRSHENNLAHRTKDIDRERLIVRRGQPFSITLQLTDSLPADHHLELVLHLGKKDEIVIKVQKERGTGDKWWFNQQGAQDEMLLTLHSPADAIIGQYQLSVLMMSPDGRILEKNDKIKFHLLFNPWCKDDVVYLPDESLLQEYVMNESGLIFMGSWDDIKSIPWNYGQFEDHVMDICFEVLDNSKDALKNPEMDMEHRFDPVYVTRIITAMVNDNDDRGVLRGRWVEPYSDGVAPYRWTGSVQILQKWSEAGTEAVRYGQCWVFAAVACTVLRCLGIPTRLITNFSSAHDVDGNLIIDFLLDEKLERFNSGGRSDSSWNFHCWVESWFRRDDLPEGNDGWQVLDPTPQERSDGEYCCGPCPVKAIKEGNLAVKYDAPFVFAEVNADIIYWIVQKDGQRQKIRVDQNTVGQNISTKSVYGDHREDVTLHYKYPEGSEKEREVYEKAGRPVTEPSNVTAKPGQLQLTIKHAKPVFGTDFDVIVEVKNDGEKDAHAQLTMLAMAVTYNSLHRGECQRQTTSVTVPAHKAHREVLRLHYDDYVRCVSEHHLIRVKAFLEAPGENEPIMTMANIPLSMPEVLIQMTGKAVVKEQARAYISFTNPLPVPLKDGVFTVEGAGLLSATEIRVNGDIAPGQKISVKLSFSPMRTGVRKLLVDFDSDRLKDVKGVATVVVHKRRSPIIAGF